A part of Olleya sp. Bg11-27 genomic DNA contains:
- a CDS encoding PLP-dependent cysteine synthase family protein, translating to MEQKKQVFDNVLDLIGNTPMIKLKKMTSEFKGNYLAKVEAFNPGHSSKDRIALYIIEQAEKQGILKPGDTIIETTSGNTGFSIAMVSVIKGYDCILAVSSKSSADKIDMLKNMGAKVYVCPANVSADDPRSYYQVAKRLHDEIKGSVYINQYFNQLNIEAHYHSTGPEIWNQTEGKITHLVACSGTGGTISGTAKYLKEQNPNIKVIGVDAFGSVLKKYHETREFDEKEIYPYRIEGLGKNLIPTATDFDSIDEFIKVSDEESAHTAREIAQTEGLFVGYTSGAAMQALKQLNELGKFKDTDNIVVIFPDHGSRYMSKIYSDKWMSDQGFFDSKNAEAAQSIQYIK from the coding sequence ATGGAACAAAAAAAACAAGTTTTTGATAACGTATTAGACTTAATTGGGAATACGCCAATGATAAAACTAAAAAAAATGACATCAGAGTTTAAAGGAAATTACCTAGCAAAGGTAGAGGCTTTTAACCCTGGTCACTCTTCAAAAGACAGAATTGCACTTTATATTATTGAGCAAGCTGAAAAACAAGGGATTCTTAAACCTGGTGACACGATAATTGAAACGACTTCTGGTAATACAGGATTTAGTATTGCAATGGTTAGTGTTATAAAAGGTTATGATTGTATTTTAGCTGTAAGTTCTAAATCTTCAGCAGATAAGATTGATATGTTGAAAAACATGGGCGCTAAGGTTTACGTTTGTCCTGCAAATGTAAGCGCAGATGATCCAAGAAGTTATTATCAAGTAGCAAAACGTTTACATGACGAGATTAAAGGGTCGGTTTATATTAACCAATATTTCAATCAATTAAATATAGAAGCACATTACCATTCTACAGGTCCGGAAATATGGAATCAAACAGAAGGTAAGATCACGCATTTAGTCGCTTGTAGTGGTACAGGTGGTACTATATCAGGTACTGCAAAATATTTAAAGGAGCAAAATCCAAATATCAAAGTTATTGGTGTGGATGCATTTGGTTCTGTATTAAAAAAATATCACGAGACTAGAGAGTTTGACGAAAAAGAGATTTATCCATACAGAATTGAAGGTTTAGGTAAAAACTTAATACCTACAGCTACAGATTTTGATAGTATAGATGAATTTATTAAAGTCTCTGATGAAGAAAGTGCGCATACGGCAAGAGAGATAGCACAAACAGAAGGTTTGTTTGTAGGTTATACTTCTGGTGCTGCTATGCAAGCTTTAAAACAGTTGAATGAATTGGGTAAATTTAAGGACACAGATAACATTGTTGTTATTTTTCCTGACCATGGATCAAGATATATGAGTAAGATATATAGTGATAAATGGATGAGTGATCAAGGCTTTTTTGATAGCAAAAATGCCGAAGCAGCTCAGAGTATTCAATATATAAAGTAA
- a CDS encoding S9 family peptidase produces the protein MKKLFLIIILSFTFVVSCNKEKRMTKTKILPPVAKKVKKELTIHEDTRVDNYYWLNQREDQEVLDYLNAENTYTESVLKHTEPFQKSLFDEMKSRIKEDDQSVPYKHNGYWYITRFEEGSDYPIYTRKKESLEAEEEIMFDCNTMAEGHSYFKLGGISISTDNTLAAYAVDTVSRRQYTIYVKNLITGETYLDKIENTSGGATWANDNKTLFYSKKDEVTLRSDKIYKHKLGNEASDDVLIFNEKDETFNTYVYKTKSKKYLVIGSSSTLTTEYSILEADTPDGDFRLFNARTRDLEYSIAHFEDNFYVITNKDGATNFKLQKTSESATTSDNWVDVLPHRADVLLEDIEIFKDYLVVNERENGLNQLRIISWNGKEDYYLDFENETYTAQIGNNPDFDSETLRYGFNSLTTPSSVIDYNFITKTKTVKKEQQVLDKNFNKDNYTSKRIWATARDGEKIPMSVVYRKDIKLNGENPVLQYAYGSYGATIDPYFSTIRLSLLDRGFIYVISHIRGSEYLGRPWYENGKLLTKKNTFTDFVDCSKYLIENHYTSSNHLYAMGGSAGGLLMGAIINMNPELYNGVIAAVPFVDVVTTMLDDSIPLTTGEYDEWGNPNEATYYNYMKSYSPYDNIEAKAYPNLLVTTGLHDSQVQYWEPAKWVAKLRELKTDTNLLLLKTDMEAGHGGASGRFEALKEVALEYAFIFDLEGINK, from the coding sequence ATGAAGAAACTGTTTTTGATAATTATTTTAAGTTTTACATTTGTAGTATCCTGTAATAAAGAAAAAAGAATGACTAAAACTAAGATATTACCTCCTGTAGCTAAAAAAGTAAAAAAGGAATTAACAATACATGAGGATACTAGAGTAGATAATTACTATTGGTTAAATCAAAGAGAAGACCAAGAGGTTTTAGACTATCTAAATGCAGAAAACACTTATACTGAATCTGTTTTAAAACATACAGAACCTTTTCAAAAGTCTCTTTTTGACGAGATGAAATCCAGAATTAAAGAAGACGATCAAAGTGTACCTTATAAACACAACGGGTATTGGTATATCACACGATTTGAAGAAGGAAGCGATTATCCTATTTATACAAGAAAAAAAGAAAGCTTAGAGGCGGAAGAAGAAATTATGTTTGACTGTAATACAATGGCAGAAGGACATAGTTATTTTAAATTAGGTGGTATTTCTATAAGTACAGATAATACGTTAGCAGCCTATGCTGTAGATACTGTAAGTAGGAGGCAATACACCATTTACGTCAAAAATTTAATTACGGGCGAAACCTACTTAGATAAAATAGAAAACACCTCGGGAGGTGCTACTTGGGCAAATGATAACAAAACGTTGTTTTATAGTAAAAAAGATGAAGTTACTTTACGTTCTGACAAGATTTACAAACATAAATTAGGAAATGAAGCTTCTGATGATGTTTTGATTTTTAATGAAAAAGATGAGACTTTCAATACTTACGTTTATAAAACAAAATCTAAAAAGTATTTGGTTATAGGAAGTTCTAGTACATTAACGACAGAATATAGCATTTTAGAAGCTGATACTCCAGATGGTGACTTTAGGTTGTTTAATGCACGTACACGTGATTTAGAATATTCGATAGCACATTTTGAGGATAATTTTTATGTCATTACTAATAAAGATGGCGCGACTAATTTTAAACTTCAAAAAACGAGTGAATCTGCTACAACTAGTGATAACTGGGTAGATGTGTTGCCACATAGGGCAGATGTTTTATTGGAAGATATTGAGATTTTTAAAGATTACTTAGTCGTTAATGAGAGAGAAAATGGATTAAATCAACTTCGTATTATAAGTTGGAATGGGAAGGAAGATTACTATTTAGATTTTGAAAATGAAACATACACTGCGCAAATAGGTAATAATCCTGATTTTGATAGCGAAACTTTACGCTATGGTTTCAACTCGTTAACGACACCAAGTTCTGTAATTGACTATAATTTTATTACAAAGACAAAAACGGTCAAGAAAGAGCAGCAAGTCCTTGATAAAAATTTTAATAAAGATAATTATACGTCAAAACGTATTTGGGCTACCGCTAGAGATGGTGAGAAAATCCCCATGTCTGTAGTGTATAGAAAAGATATTAAACTAAATGGCGAAAACCCAGTCTTACAGTACGCTTATGGGTCTTATGGTGCGACAATAGATCCTTATTTTTCAACAATAAGACTAAGTCTGTTGGATAGAGGCTTTATTTATGTGATTTCTCATATTAGAGGTAGTGAATATTTAGGAAGACCTTGGTATGAAAATGGAAAGCTTCTAACAAAGAAAAATACATTTACAGATTTTGTTGACTGCTCAAAGTATTTAATAGAAAATCATTACACGTCTAGCAATCATCTTTATGCGATGGGAGGAAGTGCCGGAGGCTTATTAATGGGAGCAATAATTAATATGAATCCAGAATTGTATAATGGCGTTATTGCTGCGGTACCTTTTGTGGATGTTGTTACAACGATGTTGGATGATTCTATTCCTTTGACAACAGGGGAGTATGATGAATGGGGGAATCCTAATGAAGCAACGTATTACAATTATATGAAGTCATATTCACCTTATGATAATATAGAAGCTAAGGCTTATCCAAATTTATTAGTAACAACAGGGTTGCACGATTCGCAAGTTCAATATTGGGAACCAGCAAAATGGGTAGCAAAACTAAGAGAATTAAAAACAGATACTAATTTATTGCTGTTAAAAACAGATATGGAAGCGGGTCATGGTGGTGCCTCAGGACGTTTTGAAGCGCTAAAAGAGGTCGCTTTAGAATATGCTTTTATATTTGATTTGGAAGGAATAAATAAATAA
- a CDS encoding YbaB/EbfC family nucleoid-associated protein, protein MFGDLQGMMGKLKETQQKVEATKKRLDTVLIDQSSSDNLLQITITANREIKAINIKDELLNDKEQLEDYLILTLNKAITRATEINDTEIAAVTKEGMPNIPGMDMF, encoded by the coding sequence ATGTTTGGAGACTTACAAGGTATGATGGGTAAATTAAAAGAAACCCAACAAAAAGTAGAAGCTACTAAAAAAAGACTAGATACCGTTTTAATTGACCAAAGCAGTAGTGATAATCTATTACAAATAACAATAACAGCTAATCGAGAAATAAAAGCGATTAATATTAAAGACGAATTATTAAATGATAAAGAACAATTAGAAGATTATCTGATCTTAACACTTAATAAAGCTATAACAAGAGCAACTGAAATAAATGATACCGAAATAGCTGCAGTAACAAAAGAAGGCATGCCTAACATCCCAGGAATGGATATGTTTTAA
- a CDS encoding OmpA family protein, producing MKKVLLTILSFVVCSAVFAQDLPTNPEPGKCYVRCVTPDVWVNQDITVQVAPAYKKLSVVPAQYRTENEVVVTQSAGQELAVVPAQYETQNFDVVTQGAAQRLEKVAGSTDITTEEMEIQPSYQVLSVVPAKYANENFDIVSAEPGQTLSVIPAKLGSESFEVVVQEAGQRLELVPAQYENRTETVLVQAAYTKLQTVPAKYETRTETVVVQEAGQRLEVIPAKWATENVTVLVQPTSSRLDLVAAKYGTENVVVVVKEASQRLEVIPAKWGNETLSYKKQEFGSTLSVVPAKFTPGYQTIEIKPATAKWGMSDTPAADCASSDPNDCRYWCYKNVPSQNITINTTELASDAQVMTKPGCDQGTNNASDCGMGTYTRRVVQTPATTRVIDIPSVTKTVKKTVMTTPPTSRTIEIPAVNKTIKKTVLVSPATTKVIDIPAVTKEVTRRVMVTPPTTRVVDVPAVTKEVTRSVMVTPPTTRVITIPAVTKTMTRTVLLEPATTRVSEIPAVTKTMKRTVMATPPTTRATDVPSKSTTIRKTNITPETTTVIAIPAVSTTMKRTVMSTPPTTRVIEVAQKTATLKRTVLASDARVEEITVPAVNKTVTKEVLQKKGGLTTWTEVDCKIVEYNDLNINWNLGSASLTAAAKSEIDAQLVTILAEGVSVEIASHTDSRGSKASNRSLSERRAQAVTNYLISKGINSSRIVSNGYGESRLTNRCSDGVSCTEREHLANRRTQFRVINAN from the coding sequence ATGAAAAAAGTATTACTAACAATTTTATCTTTTGTAGTCTGCTCAGCAGTTTTTGCACAAGATTTACCAACAAACCCCGAACCAGGGAAATGTTATGTACGTTGTGTAACACCTGATGTTTGGGTAAACCAAGATATTACGGTTCAGGTTGCACCAGCCTATAAGAAATTAAGCGTTGTTCCTGCACAGTACAGAACAGAAAACGAAGTGGTTGTAACTCAGTCTGCTGGTCAAGAGTTAGCTGTGGTACCTGCACAATATGAAACACAAAATTTTGACGTTGTTACTCAAGGCGCTGCACAGAGATTAGAGAAAGTAGCTGGATCTACAGATATAACGACTGAGGAGATGGAAATTCAACCGTCTTACCAAGTTTTATCAGTTGTTCCTGCTAAATATGCAAACGAAAACTTTGATATTGTATCTGCTGAACCTGGACAAACGTTATCAGTAATCCCAGCTAAATTAGGATCTGAGAGTTTTGAAGTTGTAGTACAAGAAGCTGGTCAACGTTTAGAGTTAGTTCCTGCACAATACGAAAACAGAACAGAAACAGTATTAGTACAGGCTGCCTATACTAAATTACAAACTGTTCCTGCAAAATATGAAACGAGAACAGAGACTGTAGTAGTACAAGAAGCTGGTCAACGTTTAGAAGTAATACCTGCAAAATGGGCAACTGAAAATGTAACAGTATTAGTTCAACCTACTTCTTCTAGATTAGACTTAGTAGCAGCAAAATATGGTACTGAAAATGTAGTAGTAGTTGTAAAAGAAGCATCGCAACGTTTAGAAGTTATTCCTGCAAAATGGGGTAATGAAACATTGTCTTACAAGAAACAAGAATTTGGTTCTACTTTATCTGTAGTACCTGCTAAGTTTACTCCTGGATATCAAACTATCGAAATTAAGCCAGCTACGGCTAAATGGGGTATGAGTGATACACCTGCTGCTGATTGTGCTTCAAGTGATCCTAACGATTGTAGATACTGGTGTTACAAAAATGTACCATCTCAAAACATTACAATTAATACTACTGAGTTAGCTTCTGATGCGCAGGTAATGACTAAGCCAGGATGTGATCAAGGAACAAATAATGCTTCTGATTGTGGTATGGGTACTTATACAAGACGTGTTGTTCAAACTCCAGCTACAACTAGAGTTATTGATATTCCTTCTGTAACTAAAACAGTTAAGAAAACTGTAATGACTACACCTCCTACATCTAGAACAATCGAAATTCCTGCTGTAAACAAAACAATCAAGAAAACAGTATTAGTATCTCCAGCGACAACTAAAGTTATTGATATTCCTGCTGTAACTAAAGAAGTAACAAGAAGAGTTATGGTTACACCTCCAACAACAAGAGTTGTAGATGTACCTGCTGTAACTAAAGAAGTTACTAGATCAGTAATGGTTACACCTCCAACAACAAGAGTTATTACAATTCCTGCTGTTACAAAAACAATGACACGTACAGTTTTATTAGAACCAGCTACTACTAGAGTATCTGAAATTCCTGCTGTAACTAAAACGATGAAGCGCACTGTAATGGCAACACCTCCTACAACGAGAGCTACTGATGTTCCTTCTAAGTCAACTACAATTAGAAAAACTAATATAACGCCTGAAACGACTACAGTTATAGCTATTCCTGCTGTAAGTACTACAATGAAGCGTACAGTTATGAGTACACCTCCTACAACAAGAGTTATTGAAGTTGCTCAAAAGACAGCGACTTTAAAGCGTACTGTTTTAGCTAGCGATGCTAGAGTAGAAGAGATTACTGTTCCTGCTGTTAACAAAACAGTTACTAAAGAAGTATTACAGAAAAAAGGTGGTTTAACGACATGGACTGAGGTTGATTGTAAAATCGTTGAATATAACGACTTAAACATAAACTGGAATTTAGGTTCTGCATCTTTAACTGCAGCTGCTAAATCTGAGATTGATGCTCAATTAGTAACAATATTAGCTGAGGGTGTATCTGTAGAGATCGCATCTCATACGGATTCAAGAGGTTCTAAAGCATCTAACAGATCTTTATCTGAAAGAAGAGCTCAAGCTGTAACTAACTACTTAATCTCTAAAGGAATCAATTCTTCAAGAATTGTATCTAATGGATATGGTGAGTCTAGATTAACAAACAGATGTTCTGATGGTGTTTCTTGTACAGAAAGAGAGCACTTAGCAAACAGACGTACTCAATTTAGAGTTATCAATGCTAACTAA
- a CDS encoding threonine aldolase family protein has translation MIIDLRSDTVTKPSADMMEAMMSAKVGDDVYKEDPTINALETKVAEMFGKSHALFFPSGTMANQTALKLHTNPGEQVICDKYAHIYNYEGGGASFNSGISCNLLDGHRGMFTAEQVIEAINPPEFYHSPLTTLVEIENTTNKGGGACWDFQEILKIKAVCKTHDLGFHLDGARLWNALVEKKETPKQYGEAFDTISVCLSKGLGCPIGSVLVGDEAIMKNAMRIRKIFGGGMRQGGFLAAAGLFALENNIERLTEDHKKARELAEVLNHSSFVKKVEPVETNIVIFELNKKYSEKQFLELLSAKNIKIIGMGSNKLRLVTHSNYVENQHDSVLSFLRNL, from the coding sequence TTTATAAAGAAGACCCTACAATTAATGCTTTGGAAACGAAAGTGGCCGAAATGTTTGGCAAATCACACGCTTTATTTTTTCCTAGTGGTACGATGGCAAATCAAACAGCGCTTAAATTACATACTAATCCAGGAGAACAGGTTATTTGTGATAAATATGCACACATATATAATTATGAAGGCGGTGGTGCTTCTTTTAATAGTGGTATATCATGTAATTTACTGGATGGTCATAGAGGTATGTTCACTGCAGAACAAGTCATTGAAGCTATAAACCCACCAGAGTTTTATCATAGTCCATTAACAACATTAGTAGAAATAGAAAATACAACTAATAAAGGAGGTGGAGCCTGTTGGGATTTTCAAGAAATACTAAAAATCAAGGCGGTTTGTAAAACTCATGATTTAGGATTTCATTTAGATGGTGCACGACTTTGGAATGCTTTAGTCGAAAAAAAGGAAACACCTAAACAATATGGAGAAGCTTTTGATACTATTTCTGTGTGCTTAAGTAAAGGGTTAGGATGTCCAATTGGATCTGTTTTAGTTGGTGATGAAGCCATAATGAAAAATGCGATGAGAATTAGAAAAATATTTGGAGGAGGAATGCGTCAAGGAGGATTTTTAGCAGCAGCAGGATTATTTGCTTTAGAAAACAATATTGAAAGATTAACAGAAGACCATAAAAAAGCACGAGAATTAGCGGAGGTTTTAAATCATTCTAGTTTTGTGAAAAAAGTGGAACCTGTGGAAACGAATATCGTGATATTTGAGCTTAATAAAAAATATTCAGAAAAACAATTTTTAGAGCTACTTTCTGCTAAAAACATAAAAATAATTGGAATGGGAAGTAATAAACTTAGGCTAGTAACTCACTCTAATTATGTTGAAAATCAGCACGATAGCGTTCTGAGTTTTCTAAGAAATTTGTGA